The Vicia villosa cultivar HV-30 ecotype Madison, WI linkage group LG1, Vvil1.0, whole genome shotgun sequence genome includes a region encoding these proteins:
- the LOC131610829 gene encoding transcription factor bHLH113-like isoform X1 → METPKDELQVVDHLTTPPTTTGTSFSQLLLADDDVLVADNQNPLVVGLDHHVDQTFSTSSLFSLHNTPKMLCFGGNYQNEIEITPQKSVITSSDSSSASASSCNHINNTAFNNANNSLQKKRNGSGGQELGTRAGVGGQKGPKKTKADNPTSTGHAKKKEKLGERIAALQQLVSPFGKTDTASVLHEATGYIRFLHDQVQVLCSPYLQPSQIQFQNGDGDNNERGEENTQVNKDLSSRGLCLIPVGCTLHVAGSNGADFWSPATIDNNNVVSPSTTIAKQ, encoded by the exons ATGGAGACCCCAAAAGATGAACTTCAAGTAGTGGACCATTTGACCACACCACCAACAACAACTGGGACCAGTTTCTCTCAGTTACTATTAGCAGATGACGATGTTCTTGTGGCTGATAATCAAAACCCATTGGTGGTGGGTCTTGATCATCATGTGGACCAAACCTTTTcaacttcttctcttttctctcttcacAACACACCCAAAATGCTTTGTTTTGGTGGTAACTAccaaaatgaaattgaaattacTCCTCAGAAATCTGTCATCACTTCTAGTGattcttcttctgcttcagcTTCTTCATGCAACCACATCAACAACACTGCTTTCAATAATGCCAATAAT AGTTTGCAGAAAAAGCGGAATGGGTCAGGAGGACAAGAACTAGGGACCAGGGCAGGTGTTGGAGGGCAGAAAGGTCCTAAGAAGACCAAAGCAGACAACCCCACTTCAACTGGACATGCAAAG AAAAAAGAGAAACTTGGCGAACGAATTGCAGCATTACAACAACTTGTTTCTCCCTTTGGCAAG ACTGATACTGCTTCCGTGCTTCACGAGGCAACTGGTTACATAAGATTCTTACATGATCAAGTTCAGGTTCTGTGCTCTCCATACCTCCAACCTTCACAAATTCAATTTCAAAAT GGGGACGGAGATAACAAtgaaagaggagaagaaaacACACAAGTGAACAAAGATTTATCTAGCAGAGGTTTATGTTTGATCCCTGTTGGATGCACCTTACACGTGGCAGGTAGTAACGGTGCTGATTTTTGGTCACCAGCAACAATAGACAACAACAATGTTGTTTCACCTTCCACTACTATTGCTAAACAGTAG
- the LOC131647612 gene encoding uncharacterized protein LOC131647612: MAFKFFFPSFPSSLPFLVFPLSFIFSLSQNSDFHTFFYLLLLVVRLQFSVVVDLSVFVWFGGGEVAIFYGGGSVRFRVVWMEKLQSLLTQVYTPFKLFELGFGWAWKS, encoded by the exons ATGG cattcaaattctttttcccaTCTTTTCCCTCTTCCCTTCCCTTCCTTGTCTTTCCACTCTCTTTCATTTTCTCTCTCTCCCAAAACTCAGATTTTCACACCTTCTTCTATCTCCTTCTTCTG GTGGTGAGGTTGCAATTTTCGGTGGTGGTGGATCTGAGCGTTTTCGTGTGGTTTGGAGGTGGTGAGGTTGCGATTTTTTACGGCGGTGGATCTGTGCGTTTTCGTGTG GTGTGGATGGAGAAGTTACAATCTTTACTTACTCAAGTATACACTCCTTTTAAGTTGTTTGAGTTAGG TTTTGGATGGGCATGGAAGTCCTGA
- the LOC131610818 gene encoding uncharacterized protein LOC131610818: MQTVFFFSVLLAVTHGIQAVEYTVTNTALSTPGGMRFRDYIGTQYTKQTLNSATQFIWKIFQENNPADRKNVQKVSLFVDDIDGIAFTYISTSEIHVSARYLNTITTIDELTGVLYHEMTHVWQWNGNGQANGGLIEGIADYVRLKANFAPSHWVKDGQGDKWDHGYDVTARFLDYCDSLRNGFVADLNKLMKSGYSDDFFATLLGKTPDQLFMDYKNHYGNIP; encoded by the coding sequence ATGCAAACTGTCTTCTTTTTCTCAGTACTCCTTGCAGTAACTCATGGAATACAAGCAGTTGAGTACACTGTAACCAACACCGCACTCTCTACACCTGGTGGTATGCGTTTCCGCGACTATATCGGAACACAATACACCAAACAAACACTAAACTCCGCCACACAATTCATATGGAAAATCTTCCAAGAGAACAACCCTGCTGACAGAAAAAACGTGCAGAAGGTGAGCTTATTTGTGGACGATATTGATGGAATTGCATTTACATATATAAGCACCAGCGAGATTCACGTTAGTGCAAGGTATCTTAATACGATTACCACCATAGATGAACTTACAGGAGTATTGTATCATGAAATGACACATGTTTGGCAGTGGAATGGAAATGGTCAAGCAAATGGTGGATTGATTGAAGGCATAGCAGACTATGTGAGGTTGAAAGCAAATTTTGCTCCAAGTCATTGGGTTAAAGATGGACAAGGTGATAAATGGGATCATGGCTATGATGTTACAGCTCGTTTTTTGGATTATTGTGATAGTTTAAGAAATGGATTTGTGGCAGACTTGAATAAGTTGATGAAGAGTGGTTATAGTGATGACTTCTTTGCTACGTTGTTGGGAAAGACGCCTGATCAGTTGTTTATGGACTATAAGAATCATTATGGTAATATaccctaa
- the LOC131643355 gene encoding methylthioribose kinase-like, with amino-acid sequence MSKFSDFKPLNETTLIEYIKTIPTLSSKLNNNFSNISIQEIGDGNLNLVFIVSNSNGSFIVKQALPYVRLIGESWKMTKERAYFESLALKEKGKLCPEHVPEVYHFDRVMSLIGMRYLEPPHVILRKGLVAGVEYPLLAEHMSGFIAKTLFFSSLLFRSTTDHKRDVAEFCGNVELCRLTEQVIFSDPYKVSEHNHWTSPYLDRDAEAIREDNLLKLEIAELKSKFCERAQALLHADLHTSSVMVTRESTQVIDPEFAFYGPMGFDIGAFLGNLILAFFSQDGHADQTNDRKTYKEWILKTIDNTWTLFYYKFTKLWDEHRDGTGEAYLPEIYNNPEVQLLVQKKYMTDLFHDSLGFAAAKMIRRIVGVAHVEDFESITDAAKRATCEKQALDFAKMLLKERRKFEAISEVVSAIRQI; translated from the exons ATGTCTAAATTCTCCGACTTCAAGCCACTCAACGAGACCACCCTCATCGAATACATCAAAACCATCCCCACCCTCTCATCCAAACTCAACAACAACTTCTCCAACATATCCATCCAAGAAATCGGAGACGGCAACCTTAACCTCGTCTTCATCGTTTCCAACTCCAATGGCTCCTTCATCGTCAAACAAGCTCTTCCATACGTTCGTCTAATAGGCGAATCATGGAAGATGACGAAAGAGAGAGCTTACTTCGAGTCACTGGCGttgaaagaaaagggaaaactgtGTCCGGAACATGTTCCGGAAGTTTATCATTTTGATCGGGTTATGTCCTTGATTGGTATGCGTTATTTGGAGCCGCCGCATGTGATTCTTAGAAAAGGATTGGTTGCTGGTGTTGAGTATCCTTTGTTAGCTGAACATATGTCTGGTTTTATTGCAAAGACGCTGTTCTTTTCGTCTCTGCTTTTTCGCTCTACCACCGACCACAAACGAGATG TTGCTGAGTTTTGCGGGAACGTGGAGTTATGCAGGCTAACAGAACAGGTCATTTTCTCTGACCCTTACAAAGTTTCTGAACATAATCATTGGACTTCTCCTTATCTTGATCGTGACGCTGAGGCTATTCGGGAAGACAATCTACTCAAGCTTGAAATTGCTGAGCTGAAATCAAA GTTCTGTGAGAGGGCTCAGGCACTACTACATGCAGATCTCCACACTAGTTCTGTCATGGTTACTCGTGAATCAACTCAAGTTATTGATCCGGAATTTGCATTTTATGGACCGATGGGCTTTGATATTGGAGCATTTCTTGGAAACTTGATTTTGGCTTTCTTTTCTCAAGATGGACATGCTGATCAAACAAATGATCGAAAA ACATATAAAGAGTGGATTCTTAAGACAATTGATAACACTTGGACTCTTTTCTACTACAAATTCACTAAACTTTGGGATGAGCATAGAGATGGCACTGGTGAAGCATATCTTCCAGAAATCTATAACAATCCGGAGGTTCAGCTACTTGTACAGAAGAAGTACATGACAGATTTGTTTCATGACAGTCTTGGATTCGCTGCTGCCAAAATGATAAG GAGAATTGTTGGTGTGGCACATGTTGAGGATTTTGAATCAATTACTGATGCTGCTAAACGGGCAACCTGTGAAAAACAGGCTCTTGATTTTGCTAAGATGCTTctcaaagaaagaagaaaatttgaGGCCATTTCTGAAGTTGTTTCAGCAATTAGGCAAATTTAG
- the LOC131647635 gene encoding uncharacterized protein LOC131647635 → MDSPALLKQLASDGAAVMRVLGMAQVLAKGGSGSAEALKKAESARKQAEDKVKSMEADREKLKKKIDAALKQKDGEIAAEKKKLADLQLEWAPSADEFPDVAALKSRVELVEKIDGLKMSLAEMAEAGFDRAVRQLKFLNPGLKEDNIGLSSKIVDGVLVPESPDGDE, encoded by the coding sequence ATGGATTCCCCGGCCCTCCTTAAGCAGCTGGCAAGTGATGGTGCTGCCGTGATGAGGGTTTTGGGAATGGCCCAAGTGCTGGCTAAGGGTGGTTCGGGTTCTGCCGAGGCTCTGAAGAAGGCGGAGTCGGCCAGGAAGCAGGCCGAGGATAAGGTGAAATCCATGGAGGCCGACCGtgagaagttgaaaaagaaaattgatgcGGCTCTGAAGCAGAAAGATGGGGAGATCGCggcggagaagaagaagcttgctGACCTTCAACTGGAATGGGCACCCTCGGCTGACGAGTTCCCGGATGTGGCTGCGTTGAAGTCCAGGGTCGAGCTCGTCGAAAAGATAGATGGGCTGAAGATGAGCCTTGCCGAGATGGCTGAAGCTGGGTTCGACCGTGCAGTTCGTCAGCTGAAGTTTCTGaaccctggtttgaaggaggataaCATTGGGCTTTCTTCGAAGATCGTGGACGGGGTTTTGGTGCCCGAATCTCCCGACGGCGACGAATAG
- the LOC131643354 gene encoding uncharacterized protein LOC131643354 — translation MHVLCSFLALLAIIHGIQAVDYTVTNTALSTTGGVRFRDQIGDEYATQTLDSATQFIWKVFQEENPTDQKDVQKVSLFIDDMDGVAFTSNNEIHVSARYINGYNGDVKNEITGVLYHEMTHVWQWNGNGQANGGLIEGIADYVRLKANFAPSHWVKDGQGDKWDHGYDVTARFLDYCDSLRNGFVAELNKLMKSGYSDDFFSQLLGKTVDQLWTEYKAKYGNIA, via the exons ATGCATGTCCTTTGTTCTTTCTTAGCACTCCTTGCTATTATACATGGAATTCAAGCAGTTGATTACACTGTTACCAACACTGCTCTCTCTACTACAG GTGGAGTTCGATTCCGTGATCAAATAGGAGATGAATACGCGACACAAACCCTAGACTCTGCGACACAATTCATATGGAAAGTATTTCAAGAAGAAAACCCTACCGACCAAAAAGACGTTCAAAAGGTTAGTTTatt CATCGACGACATGGACGGAGTTGCGTTTACAAGCAACAACGAAATTCATGTTAGTGCAAGATATATTAACGGCTACAACGGTGACGTGAAAAACGAAATTACAGGAGTTTTGTACCATGAAATGACACATGTTTGGCAGTGGAATGGAAATGGTCAAGCAAATGGTGGATTGATTGAAGGTATAGCAGATTATGTGAGATTGAAAGCAAATTTTGCACCAAGTCATTGGGTTAAAGATGGACAGGGTGATAAATGGGATCATGGTTATGATGTTACAGCTCGTTTTTTGGATTATTGTGATAGTTTAAGAAATGGGTTTGTGGCAGAGTTGAATAAGTTGATGAAGAGTGGTTATAGTGATGATTTCTTTTCTCAGCTTTTGGGGAAGACAGTTGATCAGTTATGGACAGAGTATAAGGCAAAGTATGGCAATATAGCTTAA
- the LOC131610829 gene encoding transcription factor bHLH113-like isoform X2 encodes METPKDELQVVDHLTTPPTTTGTSFSQLLLADDDVLVADNQNPLVVGLDHHVDQTFSTSSLFSLHNTPKMLCFGGNYQNEIEITPQKSVITSSDSSSASASSCNHINNTAFNNANNKKRNGSGGQELGTRAGVGGQKGPKKTKADNPTSTGHAKKKEKLGERIAALQQLVSPFGKTDTASVLHEATGYIRFLHDQVQVLCSPYLQPSQIQFQNGDGDNNERGEENTQVNKDLSSRGLCLIPVGCTLHVAGSNGADFWSPATIDNNNVVSPSTTIAKQ; translated from the exons ATGGAGACCCCAAAAGATGAACTTCAAGTAGTGGACCATTTGACCACACCACCAACAACAACTGGGACCAGTTTCTCTCAGTTACTATTAGCAGATGACGATGTTCTTGTGGCTGATAATCAAAACCCATTGGTGGTGGGTCTTGATCATCATGTGGACCAAACCTTTTcaacttcttctcttttctctcttcacAACACACCCAAAATGCTTTGTTTTGGTGGTAACTAccaaaatgaaattgaaattacTCCTCAGAAATCTGTCATCACTTCTAGTGattcttcttctgcttcagcTTCTTCATGCAACCACATCAACAACACTGCTTTCAATAATGCCAATAAT AAAAAGCGGAATGGGTCAGGAGGACAAGAACTAGGGACCAGGGCAGGTGTTGGAGGGCAGAAAGGTCCTAAGAAGACCAAAGCAGACAACCCCACTTCAACTGGACATGCAAAG AAAAAAGAGAAACTTGGCGAACGAATTGCAGCATTACAACAACTTGTTTCTCCCTTTGGCAAG ACTGATACTGCTTCCGTGCTTCACGAGGCAACTGGTTACATAAGATTCTTACATGATCAAGTTCAGGTTCTGTGCTCTCCATACCTCCAACCTTCACAAATTCAATTTCAAAAT GGGGACGGAGATAACAAtgaaagaggagaagaaaacACACAAGTGAACAAAGATTTATCTAGCAGAGGTTTATGTTTGATCCCTGTTGGATGCACCTTACACGTGGCAGGTAGTAACGGTGCTGATTTTTGGTCACCAGCAACAATAGACAACAACAATGTTGTTTCACCTTCCACTACTATTGCTAAACAGTAG
- the LOC131647624 gene encoding uncharacterized protein LOC131647624: MNALLRKAQAFIAFEEGEAAAIKSSRGNDVARSSNLDDSALRRGHEKRKDDRSRDSKERRGPAGRFNDYTPLNASREKILVECKSTEFKNSSIRPPKSNPTRPGTDKSKYCKYHKSHGHLTDECVHLKDAIETLIKEGRLSKYTKKGEPPQREAPRNSDEGNSPDSRPLQVALSVTRPEDFIPSVGVTTAFSTWEGFPTAMVISNGGDSGSLTISSVKRKFDELISANSDLGPTLQKFKGKSDPITFYLEELPGGAPNATIPLLVRARMANFDVRRVLVDEGRSVDIIYSHLFQTLQLDDSHLTPYVGSDLQGFNGATTKPWGYAELIVTFGEGEASRQVKTGFLVIDCKTLYNCIIGRPTLAELTAVPSTVHLKMKFYTKRGRVATINADIEAARRIFDASVKGLQLIAPPSSSNKKPRAEDKHPQDDQHQPTNVSSRKKTRDQRQLTPSVLSLTGTSSSSHWATTPTKR; encoded by the coding sequence ATGAACGCCCTCCTCCGCAAAGCCCAAGCCTTCATCGCTTTCGAGGAAGGCGAAGCAGCTGCGATCAAATCTTCGAGGGGCAATGATGTTGCTCGCAGCTCGAACCTCGATGACTCGGCTTTGCGTCGAGGACATGAAAAGAGGAAAGATGATAGGTCTCGCGACTCCAAAGAACGCCGAGGACCAGCCGGTCGATTCAACGACTATACTCCCCTGAACGCCTCCCGCGAGAAAATCCTGGTCGAGTGCAAAAGCACTGAATTCAAGAACTCTAGCATCCGGCCCCCGAAGTCAAACCCCACCCGACCGGGGACCGACAAATCTaaatactgcaagtaccacaagagtcatGGGCATCTAACTGACGAATGCGTGCATCTCAAAGACGCCATCGAGACTCTGATTAAAGAGGGTCGCCTATCCAAATACACGAAGAAGGGAGAACCTCCCCAAAGAGAAGCCCCTCGGAACTCTGACGAGGGAAACTCGCCAGATAGTAGACCACTACAAGTAGCGCTGTCTGTCACCCGACCAGAAGACTTCATTCCTTCAGTCGGAGTGACGACCGCCTTCAGCACGTGGGAAGGGTTCCCGACCGCGATGGTCATATCCAACGGCGGGGACTCCGGTTCCCTAACCATCAGCTCGGTGAAGAGGAAGTTCGATGAGTTGATCAGCGCCAACTCGGATCTCGGCCCTACCCTACAAAAATTCAAAGGGAAGTCAGACCCGATCACTTTCTACTTGGAAGAACTTCCCGGCGGAGCCCCGAACGCCACGATCCCCCTACTCGTCCGAGCAAGGATGGCAAACTTTGACGTCCGACGAGTCCTGGTCGACGAAGGGAGATCGGTCGACATCATATACTCCCACCTTTTCCAGACCCTCCAGCTagacgactcgcacctcactccttATGTGGGATCCGACCTCCAGGGTTTCAACGGGGCAACCACCAAACCTTGGGGTTACGCCGAGCTGatcgtcaccttcggggaaggggaagccTCCAGACAGGTCAAGACGGGATTCTTGGTGATTGACTGCAAGACCCTTTAtaactgcatcatcgggcgcccTACTCTGGCCGAACTCACTGCCGTCCCCTCAACCGTGCATTTGAAGATGAAATTCTACACAAAAAGAGGACGAgtagccaccatcaacgccgacatcgAAGCCGCCAGAAGGATCTTCGACGCCTCTGTAAAGGGGTTGCAATTAATCGCCCCTCCATCCAGCTCCAACAAGAAGCCAAGGGCCGAAGACAAACATCCTCAGGACGATCAGCATCAGCCGACCAACGTCAGTTCACGGAAGAAGACACGCGACCAAAGACAGCTCACCCCGTCCGTCCTGTCCCTGACGGGGACTTCGAGCTCGTCCCActgggcgacaaccccgacaaagcggtGA